A region of the Variovorax sp. 54 genome:
TGGGCCGCGTGCAGCTCGACGGCGGCGGCATGCGCGACGTGGTGATCGGCGCCAACCCCGACTCCTTCCTCAGCCCCAAGGGCACCGCGCCCAAGGCCGCGTTCAAGCAGCCCAAGGGCCGGGTCTACTGGTTCATCCAGAAGTAAAGCCGGTGAGCCACCGCATGCGCTACGCCCGCCTTGTCCCCGCCCCTGCGCGCGGCTTCACGCTCATCGAGCTGATGGTCACGCTGGCCGTGCTGGTGGTGCTGATCGCCATCGCCGTGCCCTCGTTCGACAGCATCCGGCTGTCCACGCGGCTGAGCAGCTACGCCACCGCACTGGTCGCGGGCACCCAGCTGGCGCGCAGCGAGGCCATCAAGCGCAACGCCCCCATCACCCTGTGCGCCTCGGCCGACGGCACCAGCTGCAGCACCAACGGGCAATGGGAAGCCGGCTGGATCGTGCGCAGCGACACGCAGGTGCTGCGCGTCGAACCCGCGGCCGCCAGCGGCTACCGGCTGCGCGAGGCCGGCGGCGCGAGCGCCGTCGTGTTCCAGGCCACCGGCCTGGGCGCCGGCCAGAGTCGCATCACCATCTGCCGCGCCACCCCGAGCGCCGACCCGTCGCGCGCCGTGGCCATCAGCGCCACGGGGCGCACCACCGTCACCCGGTCGAGCGGCGGCACCTGCGCCGCGACCTGACCCCGGCGGCGGCCCGGCGCGCGAACAACGACAATAGCGCCCCGTGGCAAGGCCGGGCGCCGGCCCCGCCTTTCTTCTTTCTTGCTTCGACAACCCTCACCAGGAACAACGCTCCCGCATACATGGAACACCGGCTGGACTGGGCCCTTGCCGCCTGCGCTCGCATCCTCAGGCCCGTGGTCCGGCTGGCGCTGGCCATGGGCGTCAAGCACCCGCACCTGGAAGCCCTGCTGCGCGACCTGCTCATCGAGGAAGCCCAGCGCACCTGGCGCGGCCAGGGCGTGCCCAAACCCAACCTCAGCCAGATTTCGGTCACCACCGGGCTGAACCGCAAGGTCGTCACGGCCAAGGTCCGCGCCACCGTCGACCCGCTGCCCCACACGGAGCTGTCAGCCGCCGCCAAGACTTTTACGTTGTGGTTACAGATGACCACCGACGACGACACCCTGCGCCGCCTGCCCGTCGTCACCGAGGGTGACGGGCCGTCGTTCGAACGCGTGGCCCGCCTGGCCAGCCGGGGCAACGTGCACCACCGCACCATCCTCGACGAACTGGTGCGCCTGCAGATGGTGGCCGAAAGCGACGGCACCGCCGAACTCACCGCCGACGGCTTCGTGCCGGTCGAAGACCTGCAATCGATGCTCGCCTTCCTGGGCGACAACGGCCGAGACCACCTGCTGGCCGCCGTCTCCAACACCCTGGGCGACACGCCCCGCATGCTCGAGCGCGCCGTGTACGCGCGCGGGCTCACGATGGCCGACTGCACGGCCATCGAACGCCTCGTGCGCGAACGCTGGGCCGGCCTGCACCACGAGCTGGCCCGCGAGATGACCCAGGCCGTCGACCGCGCGGCCCCCGAGGCCAAGGCCAAGGCGCGCATCCGCGTCGGCATCTACACGTATTACGAAGACGAAGAAGGCGCGCCCGCTCCCGGCGCGCCGCACAACAACAAGCCCGCCCCATGAACACGACCTCCCCCTCCTTGCGACTGGCGCGCGGCCTGCTGATGGCCGGCGCCATCGCCCTGCTTCTCTCATGCGGAGGCGGAGGAGGTGGTGGCGGTAGCGGCACGACGGGCTTCGGCGCCCTCGGCACCACGGCCACCGGCACCGGCACTGGCACTGGCACTGGCACTGGCACTGGCACTGGCACTGGCACTGGCACGGGTACGGGTACCAATACCGGCGGTGGCGGTGGCGGCGGCGACAGCGGCTCGGGTGACGCAGGCTCCGGCAGCGGCACGGGCACGGGCACTGGCAGCACCGGAAGCACTGGTTCTGGCGGCGACAGCACCGCCAGCAACACCAACGGCGACGGCTCCGGCGTGGGCTCCGGCGGCACGGGCGTGACCGCCGACGCCGCCGGCATCGGCGCGGCCGACGGCCTGGGCAGCGTGATCCTCAACGGCCTGCGCTACAACACCGACAGCGCCACCTTCAGCCTTGAGGACACCACCGAGCTGCAGATCGGCATGAGCGCGCGCATCGCCGGCAAGGTCAACGCCGACTTCACCAGCGGCATCGCCGCCACAGTCGTCTCGGCCGCCGAACTGCGCGGCGCCGTGTCGGCCATCGACCTGAAGAACGGCAGCTTCACCGTCATGGGCGCCCGCGTGACCACCGACAACGCCACCGTCTGGGCCGACGCCGACGGCACCACCGACCTCGTCGACGGCGCCATCGTGCAGGTCTGGGGCCTGCCCGCCGCACCGGGCACCCTGCGCGCCACGCGCGTCCAGGTGGCGCCCGCCACCACCGCCCCGCTGGTGACCGGCACCGTGCAGAACCTCGACCGCGGCGCCCAGCAGTTCACGCTCGGCCTGCTGACCGTCGACTTCGGCGCTGCCGCCTTCGGCCCCGGCATCGACGCCGCGAGCCTGGCCAACGGCACCCTCGTCCGCGTGCGCGGCACCGCAGTGCCGGCCGCCGGCCGCTTCACCGCCACCCAGGTGCAGGGCTGGTACGCCATTCCCTCGGCCGACGGCATCGCGCTGCAACTGGCGGGCGTGGTCACCGACTTCGCCGCGCTGGGCGACTTCCGCGTGCTCGGCAACAAGATCGACGCGCGCAATGCCCAGATCACCGGCGGGCCGGTCGGCTCCATCGGCAACGGCGTGAAGGTCGAAGTCGACGGTTTGCTCTCGGCCCAGGTGCTCGTGGTCAAGAAACTGCGCATCCGCCACGTGCCCGGCACCGGCGGGCCGGTGTCGTTCACCGTCATCGGCGCCATCGGCGGCTACCAGTCGGCCGCCGACTTCACCGTGCGCGGCCAGCGCGTGAATGCCAGCGGCTCCGGTACCATCTTCGAAAACGGCACCGCCGCGGACCTGGGCAACGGCAAGCGTGTGACCGTCGTCGGCGACCGCGTGGTCGACGGCGTGCTCATTGCACAACGCGTGAGCTTCACGTTGCCCTGAGGTCCGGGCCCCGGCGGTCCGGCCGCGCAGTGCGTACACCGAGGGGTGCACGCACCGCGCACCCCACAGGCCACGCCACCCATGGCGCGACCGGATCGATCGGAGCCATGGACACCCACACCCCCTCTGCCCCCGTTCCCACGTCGCCCCGCTGCTGCATCGCCGGCGGCGGCCCGGCCGGCATGGTGCTGGGCCTGCTGCTTGCGCGCGCGGGCGTGCCCGTCGTCGTGCTCGAGAAACACCTCGACTTCCTGCGCGACTTTCGCGGCGACACCGTGCATCCGTCCACGCTCGAAGTGCTGCACGAACTCGGCCTGCTCGACGCTTTTTTGCAGCGCCCGCACAACCGCATCGAAGAGCTGCGCGGCACCTACGAGGGCCGCAGCGTGACCATTGCCGACTTCAGGCGGCTGCCCACGCACGCCCGCTTTCTGGTGCTCATGCCGCAGTGGGAGTTTCTGGACTTCATGTGCGACGAGGCGCGGCGCTACCCCGGCTTCGAGCTGTGGACCGACGCCGAGGCCACCGGCCTGCTGCAGGACAAGGGCCGCGTCAACGGTGTGAAGGTGCGCGTCGGCGCCCGCAGCCCCGACAGCGGCGGCCCGAAAGACATCGAGCTGCACGCCTCCCTCATCGTGGCCGCCGACGGCCGCCACTCCACCCTGCGCGATGCGGCCGCGCTGCCGCACATCAGCTACGGCGCGCCCATCGACGTGCTGTGGATGCGCATTCCCAAGCTGCCCGGCGACCCCGAGGCCACCGGCGGCCACATCGCGGCGGGCCGCTTGCTGGTGACGCTCAACCGCGACGACTACTGGCAGTGCGCCTTCGTCATCCGCAAGGGCGGCCGGGCCGAGCTGCAGTCGCGCGGCATTGCCGCCTTCCATGCCGAGATCGCGCGCATCGCGCCCTTCTTTGCCGCGCGCCTGCCCGAGGCCCTGCCCGACTGGGAGGCCGTGAAGCTGCTCGAAGTGACCGTCGACCGGGTCGAATCGTGGTCGTGCCCCGGCCTGCTGTGCATCGGCGACGCCGCGCACGCCATGTCGCCCGTGGGCGGCGTCGGCATCAACCTCGCCGTGCAGGACGCCGTGGCCGCCGCCAACCTGCTGGCCGCGTCGCTCGCCGGCAACGCCACCGACAAGGAGATCGACACCCTGCTGCCCCAGCTGCAGCGCCGCCGCGAATGGCCCGTGCGCGTCACGCAGGCCGCGCAGCGGCTCGTGCAAGACCGCGTGCTGATGCCGGTGCTCAGCCGCAAGGCGGCCGCAGCTGCGTCGACTGCGCCCCGCCCCATGCCCTTGCCGCTGCGCCTGCTGGGGCGCTGGCCGTGGCTGCGCACCCTGCCCGCGCGCGCCGTGGGCATCGGCGTGCGGCCCGAACACGTGCAGTCGCCGCGGAAGTAGCGAGCAGTCAGGGTCGTCGAATCAGCCGGGCCGGCGCGCCTGCGTCGGCTGGCGCGACCAGTACACGCCGTCGAGCCGGTCGAGCCGCACCTCGCCGCCCGTGGACGGCGCATGCACAAAACGCCCGTCGCCCACATAGATGCCCGCATGCGTGGGCGACGCCGAGCCGAACAGCACCAGGTCGCCCGAGCGCAGCTCGGACATCGGCACCGGCCGGCCGAAGCCCGCCATGCGCGACACCGTGCGCGGCGGCACCTGCCCCACGCTCTGGCGGTACACGTAGCCGATGAGCCCGCTGCAATCGAAGCCGCCCTCGGGCGAGTTGCCGCCATAGCGGTACGGCGTGCCGACCAGCCCCAGCGCGTGGATCGTGATGCTGTTCGACTGCTCCGACGTCAGCGGCGGGATGTTGCTGCTGGGCACCGAACCACCGGGCGTGCGCGTCGGCGGCGGGCTCGCGCAGCCGATGGCCAGGAGACAGGCGGTGATGGGGATCAGTCGGAACAGCAGCCGCTGCGACAGCGGCAGAGATGCGGGGGAACGTGGAGGCGTCGGCAATGGTGTGTCGAGCATGGGCGCAGGCCGGTCTTGTGGACGTGGCCCGACTCTAACGCGCGTGCGGCGGATCGCAAGCTCGCAAGCCGCTGAAGAGACGCAGAAGAGAAGAGGAAGAAGCGCTGCACGACGCGTTGTCGTCGCGCCGATGAGTGTGGCGCGATCGCCTCTTAAACCTTGTCTGTCGTTCACACTTATGCAGAATGGCCCGACCACCACTCAGCAGCTTGCGGCCATGAAACTCACTCTGCGCAGAACGAACATTTTCGTTGTACTCGCCGTCTCGGCAGCCGTCCTGACGGCCTGTGCTTCTCCCGAAGAAATCGCCGCGTCCGACCGACGAACCTGCGCAGGCTACGGCTTCGCCCAAGGCACCGATGCCTTCGCCAACTGCATGATGGAAGCCGACCAGAACCGCAAGCGCAACCAGGCGGAACAGCGCCAGCGTTGGGCCGAAGAAGAGCAACGGCGTGAGGCCAAAAACCAGAGCCAAACCCAGAGCGCGCGCCCGTCGCACGAGCATTGCGTGTCTGCGGGGAATTCGGTGACCACGAGCAGCAGCAGCACCTCAGGATCGACCACCTCGTCGACCAGCGGCTTCTCGAACACCGTCTGCTCGGGCCGATAGCTTCGCGCCGCACGAAGGACGAAGCGCCTTGCAGATGAAGACGCATCACCACCACCTCGGCCTTGTCGCCGCCTGCCTGTGCGCGCTCGCCACGTCGCCGGTGTTCGCCCAAGACGCCAAGCCGAGCTTCGATTGCGCGAAGGCACAGACCCGTGTCGAGAAGGCCATCTGCACCCAGCTCGACGCCTGGTTCGACCAGACCATGGCCGACCTGTACAAGTCCGTGCGGGCCGTGCCGGACACAGACATCGCCGAACTTCAGAGCGGCCAGCGCGCGTGGCTGGCGCGGCGCAACCAGTGCGCCGGCTCGGGCGACAAGCTCGCGAACTGCCTTCTCGACAGCTACCGCACCCGGCTTGTCGAACTCAGCGGCCGCTACGATTCGCAGAAGCTGACGGGCCGCTATGCAAGCACCACGTACAGCGGCGATCTCGACAGCGTGCTGTTCCCCGACGGCATCCTGGCGATGAACGTCTCCACCGTGAGACCCGGCAGCAACAACAGCTGCGCCTACAGCCTGCGCGCGCCGGTCATCCATGCGAACCAGGTCCACAAGGTGGAGCCACCCGACGCCAGCGCCCCCGACAACCGCTGCGAAGTCGACCTGGCCTTTGCGGGCCCGCAGGTCAACGTCAAGACCAAGGGCTGCGACAGCTACTGCGGCTACGGCGTGAGATTCGACGGGCTCTTCAACAAGAAGCGTTGAGCCGCCGCACGCGAACGGCCATGCGCCCGTCGCGTCGCCCCGGCCTCGTGCCGCGTCGGGTCAAGAGAAACCGAAGACCAGCAGCAGGTTGTTCGAGGGCATCGCGTGCCGCTCGCGCAGCGCGAGGCCGACGCGACGCGCCTCTGCCACCACATCATCGAGACGGCGAATGCCCCAGGCGGGATTGCGGGCCCGCAGGTCTTCGTCGAACGCCAGATTGCTCGGTGCCGTAGGACCGCGCTGCGCTTCGTCTTCGAAGTAAGGCCCGTAGGTGATCAGCACGCCGGTGCCGGCACGCAGATGCCGCGCGGCACCGGACATCAGCGCGGCGCAGGTGGACCAGGGTGCGATGTGCAGCATGTTGGCGCAGTAGATGGCGTCGAACTTTTCTTGCTGTTGTTCTTCTTTTTCTTGAGCTTGAGCGAACGCGGGGCCTTGCGAGAGCCACTGCGGCGCCATCACGTCGAGCAACAGCGGCGGGCGCAGATTGGGCAGCGCGGCTTGTTCGACGCGACTGGCGATCGCGGGGAGCGAGCGGGCGTCTGCGTCGGTGGGCTGCCAGGTCCATGAGGGCATGGCAGCGGCGAACCAGGCAGCGTGTTGGCCTGTGCCGGAGGCGATTTCCAAGGCGGTGCCTCGCTCACCGAGGATGCGGGTCAGGGCATCAAGGATGGGTTGTTTGTTGCGGTCAGCGGCTGGGCTGAAAAGGAGGTTGGGCATCAAAAGAACCTTCGGGCTGGTACGGTCTGCAGGGTATCAAAGCGACGCCATTCGGGACTCCCTCCCATGACTCGACATTGCCTCGGCAATGCAGCGGAGGCGACCGTTTGCCGCCGAGCATTGAGTCCGCGTTCTCGACCGCTTGAGGGTCATCCCAAAGTCATAGAAGTTCTACTTCGGCGACTGGCTTAGTAGCATTGCGGCCGAATAGCCCGCCGTCAGCAGCGATGCGTTGATCGCACCAATTGGTCGGCAGCAGCAGCGACAATCGAAGGGTTTCAAGAACGTAGGAGAAAGTGGCATGAGCGAACAGGAACCAAACAAGATCGTTTCTACTGAACCAGATGAAGAGAGCAGCACACTCAGCGTCATAGTTGGTGCGATCGGCGACTACCTAGGCGATATCCCTGCAGTCATCAAGAAGAACATTGGAAAGGCATTCGGGCAGTTGATGAAGATCCCAGGAGCATGGATCGATGGCACCGCCGCTGAAATCAAAGCTCACTCCGAAGCGCGCGTCGCATTGACCAAGGCGACAGCCAAGTCCATCGCAAAGAAGATCGATATTGATGATTCGATTGCCGTCATCGCAGCTGAGACACATGCATCCAAGATATTGCGTCAAACTGTGAACACAGCGAAGGTATTGCAGCACGCTGCCTCAGACATCAAACGAGATCCGCCCCCTGCTGATCAAGCGATATCCGACATAACCGACGACTGGCTGAATGCGTTCGAGCAAGAAGCCGTGAACATGAGCAGCGAGCAAATGCAGAAGCTGTTTGGAAAGATCTTGGCAGGTGAGATTCGCCGTCCTACGACCTACTCTATCCGCACAGTCAAGCTGATGGCTCAGCTCGATAACAGAGCTGCCGAACTTTTCCGCAACCTATGTTCCTCGGCGTTGACATTGCAGCTGGGTCCCGA
Encoded here:
- a CDS encoding GspH/FimT family pseudopilin — translated: MSHRMRYARLVPAPARGFTLIELMVTLAVLVVLIAIAVPSFDSIRLSTRLSSYATALVAGTQLARSEAIKRNAPITLCASADGTSCSTNGQWEAGWIVRSDTQVLRVEPAAASGYRLREAGGASAVVFQATGLGAGQSRITICRATPSADPSRAVAISATGRTTVTRSSGGTCAAT
- a CDS encoding DUF6502 family protein — encoded protein: MEHRLDWALAACARILRPVVRLALAMGVKHPHLEALLRDLLIEEAQRTWRGQGVPKPNLSQISVTTGLNRKVVTAKVRATVDPLPHTELSAAAKTFTLWLQMTTDDDTLRRLPVVTEGDGPSFERVARLASRGNVHHRTILDELVRLQMVAESDGTAELTADGFVPVEDLQSMLAFLGDNGRDHLLAAVSNTLGDTPRMLERAVYARGLTMADCTAIERLVRERWAGLHHELAREMTQAVDRAAPEAKAKARIRVGIYTYYEDEEGAPAPGAPHNNKPAP
- a CDS encoding DUF5666 domain-containing protein, encoding MNTTSPSLRLARGLLMAGAIALLLSCGGGGGGGGSGTTGFGALGTTATGTGTGTGTGTGTGTGTGTGTGTGTNTGGGGGGGDSGSGDAGSGSGTGTGTGSTGSTGSGGDSTASNTNGDGSGVGSGGTGVTADAAGIGAADGLGSVILNGLRYNTDSATFSLEDTTELQIGMSARIAGKVNADFTSGIAATVVSAAELRGAVSAIDLKNGSFTVMGARVTTDNATVWADADGTTDLVDGAIVQVWGLPAAPGTLRATRVQVAPATTAPLVTGTVQNLDRGAQQFTLGLLTVDFGAAAFGPGIDAASLANGTLVRVRGTAVPAAGRFTATQVQGWYAIPSADGIALQLAGVVTDFAALGDFRVLGNKIDARNAQITGGPVGSIGNGVKVEVDGLLSAQVLVVKKLRIRHVPGTGGPVSFTVIGAIGGYQSAADFTVRGQRVNASGSGTIFENGTAADLGNGKRVTVVGDRVVDGVLIAQRVSFTLP
- a CDS encoding FAD-dependent oxidoreductase; this translates as MDTHTPSAPVPTSPRCCIAGGGPAGMVLGLLLARAGVPVVVLEKHLDFLRDFRGDTVHPSTLEVLHELGLLDAFLQRPHNRIEELRGTYEGRSVTIADFRRLPTHARFLVLMPQWEFLDFMCDEARRYPGFELWTDAEATGLLQDKGRVNGVKVRVGARSPDSGGPKDIELHASLIVAADGRHSTLRDAAALPHISYGAPIDVLWMRIPKLPGDPEATGGHIAAGRLLVTLNRDDYWQCAFVIRKGGRAELQSRGIAAFHAEIARIAPFFAARLPEALPDWEAVKLLEVTVDRVESWSCPGLLCIGDAAHAMSPVGGVGINLAVQDAVAAANLLAASLAGNATDKEIDTLLPQLQRRREWPVRVTQAAQRLVQDRVLMPVLSRKAAAAASTAPRPMPLPLRLLGRWPWLRTLPARAVGIGVRPEHVQSPRK
- a CDS encoding C40 family peptidase, whose translation is MLDTPLPTPPRSPASLPLSQRLLFRLIPITACLLAIGCASPPPTRTPGGSVPSSNIPPLTSEQSNSITIHALGLVGTPYRYGGNSPEGGFDCSGLIGYVYRQSVGQVPPRTVSRMAGFGRPVPMSELRSGDLVLFGSASPTHAGIYVGDGRFVHAPSTGGEVRLDRLDGVYWSRQPTQARRPG
- a CDS encoding lysozyme inhibitor LprI family protein, yielding MKTHHHHLGLVAACLCALATSPVFAQDAKPSFDCAKAQTRVEKAICTQLDAWFDQTMADLYKSVRAVPDTDIAELQSGQRAWLARRNQCAGSGDKLANCLLDSYRTRLVELSGRYDSQKLTGRYASTTYSGDLDSVLFPDGILAMNVSTVRPGSNNSCAYSLRAPVIHANQVHKVEPPDASAPDNRCEVDLAFAGPQVNVKTKGCDSYCGYGVRFDGLFNKKR
- a CDS encoding DUF938 domain-containing protein, whose amino-acid sequence is MPNLLFSPAADRNKQPILDALTRILGERGTALEIASGTGQHAAWFAAAMPSWTWQPTDADARSLPAIASRVEQAALPNLRPPLLLDVMAPQWLSQGPAFAQAQEKEEQQQEKFDAIYCANMLHIAPWSTCAALMSGAARHLRAGTGVLITYGPYFEDEAQRGPTAPSNLAFDEDLRARNPAWGIRRLDDVVAEARRVGLALRERHAMPSNNLLLVFGFS
- a CDS encoding DUF2806 domain-containing protein: MSEQEPNKIVSTEPDEESSTLSVIVGAIGDYLGDIPAVIKKNIGKAFGQLMKIPGAWIDGTAAEIKAHSEARVALTKATAKSIAKKIDIDDSIAVIAAETHASKILRQTVNTAKVLQHAASDIKRDPPPADQAISDITDDWLNAFEQEAVNMSSEQMQKLFGKILAGEIRRPTTYSIRTVKLMAQLDNRAAELFRNLCSSALTLQLGPDVQDSRVVAVAGSAASNGLQKYGLSFSDLNILFEYGLIINDYNSYMPYQFAIVEENKIRLPFRYMNSHFGLKPMKEMSQEQKQAFRLNGVALSRAGMELINIVDIEENLNYTAALREHMTAQGFEIVPVMMPNKTR